Part of the Corynebacterium efficiens YS-314 genome is shown below.
CATGTCACGCACCATTTCCATCTCCGGCATGAGGCTCAAGACAACCTGCCGGTATCCGACTGCCCGGGCGGTGTCCACTGCCTTGTCCACCAACTGCGATGCCAGGCCGTAGCCCCGCGCGTCGGGCTGGACGTACAGTCTCGTGATCTCGGCGGTGGCGGGGGAGTGGGGCTTGAGCGCGAGTAGGGCCACCGGGGCGTCGTCAAGCAGCGTTAACAGCAACCGACCGCCGGGTGGCGCGTAGAGCGCGCCCGGGTCCGCCAGCTCCGCCTCTGTCTGTTCGATGTCCATGAACTTCCGTGTCACGCGGCTATCCCACAGGAGGGAATCGATATGTTCGTGGAGCAACCTGGTCACATCCCGCAGGCGGTCATGCCCGTCCACGATCTGGACATCCCGGGTGGCCCAGTCCTCCTCGAGCCCGAGCCAGCGTTCGAAGAGCGCGAGGCCTTTCCCGCTGGCGAACATCCTCGCCCAGTCATCCCCGCCGAACCGGTCCATGCGGCTGACGTGGATGAGGGTCTTCCGGGTATCCACGATGTTGAGATCCAGCGGCCGGTCCGGGTTGAGGTTCTCGTAGAGGTCACGGTACTCGATGCTGTTGAGGGCATCGTAGATGATCAACCCGTGGTCATACAGCACACGCATGGCATCCATCTGCGCCCGCGTCATCACCACGAAACCGAAAGTGATCGGCCCATTCTCCTCGGCACGGTCACCGCCTTGCCAGTTCACAGCCGGGCGGCCCTCCTCCCGGAGTCGGGAGACCACATCTCGCAGGGCGGTGAGTTTATCCT
Proteins encoded:
- a CDS encoding GNAT family N-acetyltransferase, which gives rise to MKEDKPEDKLTALRDVVSRLREEGRPAVNWQGGDRAEENGPITFGFVVMTRAQMDAMRVLYDHGLIIYDALNSIEYRDLYENLNPDRPLDLNIVDTRKTLIHVSRMDRFGGDDWARMFASGKGLALFERWLGLEEDWATRDVQIVDGHDRLRDVTRLLHEHIDSLLWDSRVTRKFMDIEQTEAELADPGALYAPPGGRLLLTLLDDAPVALLALKPHSPATAEITRLYVQPDARGYGLASQLVDKAVDTARAVGYRQVVLSLMPEMEMVRDMCYRHDFTSIEPYNNDAPDGLIPMGMSLT